A region from the Biomphalaria glabrata chromosome 14, xgBioGlab47.1, whole genome shotgun sequence genome encodes:
- the LOC106067198 gene encoding uncharacterized protein LOC106067198 isoform X2: MSICQGSNPCKLYAFTNVWQTTMQALVIAMLVILLINILFNIIAAFFISMRYTRVFAILYGVSGILGVVVLIIFPIKVEVPGTTFGYLQTWMSNGYYTFMGAVFLMFTLIGQCYYMNYQRYPKFLPDPPPSEIEITTMTSNIDQQQTDLEDL; this comes from the exons ATGTCCATCTGCCAAGGCTCAAATCCATGCAAGCTTTATGCCTTTACCAACG TCTGGCAAACGACGATGCAGGCCCTGGTCATCGCCATGCTGGTCATACTTCTGATAAACATCTTGTTCAACATTATCGCCGCATTCTTTATTTCCATGAGATATACACGAGTCTTCGCCATTTTATATGGCGTCTCAG GGATTTTAGGTGTGGTCGTTCTCATTATATTCCCCATCAAAGTCGAGGTCCCTGGTACCACTTTTGGATATCTGCAAACATG GATGAGCAATGGCTACTACACCTTCATGGGCGCTGTTTTCTTGATGTTTACCCTCATTGGTCAGTGCTACTATATGAACTATCAGAGATATCCTAAATTTTTACCAG ACCCACCTCCAAGTGAGATAGAGATTACGACTATGACTAGTAACATCGATCAACAGCAAACAGATCTAGAAGAtttataa
- the LOC129922861 gene encoding uncharacterized protein LOC129922861 isoform X2 translates to MASVLIVQLLTMMLFIFAWIFLILSIASPSWVVKYYRGNQNSSEGLMIRCSDTGCYRYRAASKPHLIAHWLVYIMLAIMVVNTLPNISGICVNGCRNTVIYGFSYAMAAFSGFLVLLMYPTYIKDISSAGNIQLSWGYFFFMIADCMLIALSIECFQVNTDLYPDIS, encoded by the exons ATGGCCAGCGTTTTGATTGTTCAACTGCTGACAATGATGCTGTTCATATTTGCTTGGATCTTTTTGATTCTGTCCATAGCATCGCCTTCATGGGTTGTGAAGTATTAT AGGGGAAATCAAAACAGCAGCGAAGGTCTAATGATAAGATGCTCAGACACGGGCTGTTACAGGTACCGTGCAGCTTCAA AACCTCACTTGATCGCTCATTGGCTAGTCTACATTATGTTAGCTATCATGGTCGTGAACACACTGCCTAACATCAGTGGGATTTGTGTTAACGGATGCAGGAACACAGTGATATATGGATTTTCCTATGCTATGgcag CATTTTCGGGTTTCTTGGTATTACTGATGTACCCAACATACATAAAGGACATTTCTTCCGCTGGGAATATTCA ATTGTCCTGGGGCTATTTCTTCTTCATGATAGCAGACTGCATGCTGATTGCTTTGTCCATTGAATGCTTTCAAGTCAATACAGATCTTTACCCCGACATCTCATGA
- the LOC106067198 gene encoding uncharacterized protein LOC106067198 isoform X1 produces the protein MGLIARIFTSTLIVLLVAALSYSLTSGKWSQSSAISKVYKTVYFMSICQGSNPCKLYAFTNVWQTTMQALVIAMLVILLINILFNIIAAFFISMRYTRVFAILYGVSGILGVVVLIIFPIKVEVPGTTFGYLQTWMSNGYYTFMGAVFLMFTLIGQCYYMNYQRYPKFLPDPPPSEIEITTMTSNIDQQQTDLEDL, from the exons ATGGGTTTGATTGCTAGGATCTTCACTTCAACATTGATTGTCCTCCTGGTGGCGGCTTTGAGCTACTCGTTAACGTCTGGCAAATGGTCTCAGTCCTCAGCC ATTAGTAAGGTCTACAAGACTGTTTATTTTATGTCCATCTGCCAAGGCTCAAATCCATGCAAGCTTTATGCCTTTACCAACG TCTGGCAAACGACGATGCAGGCCCTGGTCATCGCCATGCTGGTCATACTTCTGATAAACATCTTGTTCAACATTATCGCCGCATTCTTTATTTCCATGAGATATACACGAGTCTTCGCCATTTTATATGGCGTCTCAG GGATTTTAGGTGTGGTCGTTCTCATTATATTCCCCATCAAAGTCGAGGTCCCTGGTACCACTTTTGGATATCTGCAAACATG GATGAGCAATGGCTACTACACCTTCATGGGCGCTGTTTTCTTGATGTTTACCCTCATTGGTCAGTGCTACTATATGAACTATCAGAGATATCCTAAATTTTTACCAG ACCCACCTCCAAGTGAGATAGAGATTACGACTATGACTAGTAACATCGATCAACAGCAAACAGATCTAGAAGAtttataa
- the LOC129922861 gene encoding uncharacterized protein LOC129922861 isoform X1, protein MSIQLSIMASVLIVQLLTMMLFIFAWIFLILSIASPSWVVKYYRGNQNSSEGLMIRCSDTGCYRYRAASKPHLIAHWLVYIMLAIMVVNTLPNISGICVNGCRNTVIYGFSYAMAAFSGFLVLLMYPTYIKDISSAGNIQLSWGYFFFMIADCMLIALSIECFQVNTDLYPDIS, encoded by the exons ATG TCTATCCAACTCAGTATAATGGCCAGCGTTTTGATTGTTCAACTGCTGACAATGATGCTGTTCATATTTGCTTGGATCTTTTTGATTCTGTCCATAGCATCGCCTTCATGGGTTGTGAAGTATTAT AGGGGAAATCAAAACAGCAGCGAAGGTCTAATGATAAGATGCTCAGACACGGGCTGTTACAGGTACCGTGCAGCTTCAA AACCTCACTTGATCGCTCATTGGCTAGTCTACATTATGTTAGCTATCATGGTCGTGAACACACTGCCTAACATCAGTGGGATTTGTGTTAACGGATGCAGGAACACAGTGATATATGGATTTTCCTATGCTATGgcag CATTTTCGGGTTTCTTGGTATTACTGATGTACCCAACATACATAAAGGACATTTCTTCCGCTGGGAATATTCA ATTGTCCTGGGGCTATTTCTTCTTCATGATAGCAGACTGCATGCTGATTGCTTTGTCCATTGAATGCTTTCAAGTCAATACAGATCTTTACCCCGACATCTCATGA